Genomic window (Lutra lutra chromosome 17, mLutLut1.2, whole genome shotgun sequence):
AGTCCCAGTTatccaccccaccctacccctggCCGCAGCTCCCTCTGCCACGTCCCTAGGTGATCACAGCCACAGTACCTCGTGGCCTCAAAATGCCTCTGCTTTTCTGCTCCCACCCTTTTGGGACCCCAGTTGCAAAAGCCCCAGCCCCTACCTGAGTCTCTCCTCAGAAgcggggcagagggtgaagccaGCAATGTCCAGTTCCCTGGGGGCTCCAGGGGGGTGGTTGAGGGGCTCTGAGAGGGGTCTAGGGCCcagaggtggaggcagggccATAGCTGGGAGCCTGGGGATAGAGTCAGTGAGGATCCCCAGTGAGAGCCCTTTTCCTGGCCAGGGGTCTCCCCCCGACACAGACCCAGACCTCCTCAGTAGGACTTACCAGGCCTGAGACAGccagaggcccagaggcaggcTCACCTCCACCTCCTAACCAGCAGAACCTGGACCAGCTGGTAATCTGAGGCCTAGCTCAGGTGACAGCAGCACTGTTtaactccttcctccccagctgcCAGTTAGCTGAACCTCCCAGGCTCGCCCCATTCAACGCACCTAAGGGGTTTCCAGATAGAACTCTGACCCCTCCAGAGCCCTGGATTCTGCCCCACTTAGGGACCATATATTTGACCCCAGGACCCACACCATCCAAGGTCCCCAACACAGTGCCCCTCAAGAATCCACGCATCTGTCCCACGCCCCAATCCAAAGCCAGAGAGAgatttttgttggtttatttgaAATGGGACCTCTTCCTATAGTTCCCACAAAGTtactgggcggggggggggggacacggacggacggacggactccggggggaggggagggagccagggaGCCGCCTCTGCCCCAGGGTTCCAAGGTCACAGGGTAGACGCTGTCAGGCCGAGGTGGAGAGCCCGGGAATGCAAGCCGGACGGGCGCTGGTCACTTGCTCAGTAGGAGGCCGGTGCGCAGCACGCGGGGCACGCGGCGGATGGTCAGCGAGACGCGCGTGCCGCGGACCAGGTTGGCTCCGGGCTGCGCGGACGGGCAGGCGGCGGCGTTGGGCGGCAGGGAGGCGGCGTCCAGCGCGTCTACGCGGGCAGCTGCGATGCCGTGGAGGAGGCGCGTATAGGCGGTGCCACGGAGCACCAGCAGGCTGCGCGGTTCCAGCAGCAGAGAGGTGGCTGGCCGGGGCGGGGACCGGGGCTGCGGGGTGGGCTGAAGGTCAGCGCGTCCCCGGAAGTCAGGGGGCTAGCGAGGTTAGCGGACTTGAAagtttggggggcgggggcagtcaGTGAGTTCCCAGGGACCAAGGCTGATGGGCGAACAGTGGGTTCCCAGGGAGAAGCTCTGCAGTGGAAATCCTATGAGACTCGAGTGAGGGCAAGGACTAGCAAGCAGTCCcgagggtggggggggcaggaagtTGGCTGCAGCTTGGACCCAGGGATCAGCAGGCCTAGGACTCTGGATGGAACTGGACTAAGGGCTTGGCTGAAGGCAGGATGGTGGGGTTTGGGATGGTGTAAcagtgaggtggggaggagccAAGGTGTGGTCTGGGCCTGTCTGCAGACATCAGGATGTTTGAGGACACCCACGCAGTAGAAGGGGGTGTCAGCCTACCCAGGAGCACCTAGGGGTACAAAGGAACAGCTGGGCTTGGGGTGCCCAGGGGAGTTTATGTGAACCCTGAGGTATGGGAAATGCATTACTCAGAGAAAGGTCAGGGAAGCTGCTGTCACCCGCAGCCCTCACAGAAGGGGGTCAGTATATCTGGGGGGCCTTGAGCAGCGAGTCATGGGTTGAGGCCCCAGGGGGAATCTGAAGGTGTCTTACGAGGCAGACTTACACTACTGGAGTGGCAGAGAGGTCTGTGTTGGGGTATCTGAGGGTATCAGTGTGTGCTGGAGTACTTGGGAGTCCTGCATAGGGTATATGGACCCCGGGCTACTGGGAGCACTCTGAatgtgtggggctgggggaaCTGTAGGGCATTGGGGCATCCATTTAGCAGGTAAGGGTACTGGGTTGTCTGGGTACTGGGTGTTTCTGGGGCACCCTGCAAATGGATGGGACCGGAGTCTGGGAAGATGAGGATGCATTCCATGAAGGGACGGGGGAAGGTGTCTGGGAGAATATCAGGGGTACCCTGCAGGCAGGAGAGACTGGGGCCTACTGGGGGATGTGGGATGTCAGAATGCCCACGAGTGGCTGGGGCAGTGTCTCAGGGCCCACCTGCTCTGCAAGGTCATCATCCTTTGGCTGCCGCGGCTCGTAGAGGTCCAGCATGGTGTGGGAGCCCAGGCTGATGGTGCTGACGGTCGGGTAGTAGAGTGGCCCGTCCTCGTGGGGCTAGGGAGTGGGCACCAGGGCTGGACAGGGCAGGAGtccacaccccccaccctctgGGGCTCAAGGAGGGCGCCCCTGCTTGGGCTGGGGGGGCTGAATGCCTGGTTGGGGTATGTGGCTTCTTAATGAGTAGAGGTGGGTCACCATGACACCCTGCCCCATGGAGGTCTGGGGGTCGGGGTGAAGACGTGTGGTTACCATGATGCCCTCCCCAGGCAGATACTGGTTCACAAGGACGTGGTTGGCTGGGAGACCCCCAAAAAGGCTGAGGTCAGATACTTTGTCCACGTAGCGCTGGAGCCACAGAGGCAGCCGCTCAGGAACCATCCCCCGGGGATGGGGGAGCCCACCTGGGAGAGGGCAATGGGGTCCTGAGGACACCCAACCGAGGAGCCCTGGCACCTGGAGTCCCCATTAGGAATACCCCAGGGGTTGGGAGCACTCTGACCCTGGGGAACCTCTGACTCTAGAGATCACTACCCACTGCTTCCTTCAAACCCCTGGACACTTGGAGATACCCCCAACTCATCAGGAAATCCCTAGTCTATCAGAATCTCCGCTCACCCCCTCAGAATCCTCCTGGCCCTTGGAACCCCCTGAACCCTCAAGGATCCACCCAGTGTCACCAACCTGAGCCACTTGCCCGAGCCTACATCCCCAAATTGCCCATGCCCCCAGGCAGGGACACTTACCCCAGTTCTGTAACTTCCTCCCAGAGAGCTGGGTCCACTTTGGCTTTGGGGCATTGAAGACctaggaggtggggaggggtcagTCCTTTTTCAGGACCACTCTGATTCTCCCACTCAGACCAACATAGGGCCCTCTACCTGGGctggcggtgggggaggggggatgggacaTCTCAAAAGTCTGTGGGATTGTACTCAGACCGTGTTCCCAGGATTGTGTTGTTTGCTCTCGATCCTGTGTCTACTAGgatcaagaaaaagaaaccagagctACACAATCGTGGTCTGAATCTACTCAGAGCTCTGGGCTGGATGGGGCTCTTTTAACCCAGCAAATAGTGTGCATGCCATAATTTCCTGAATCCCAGGCTATCTCAGCACAGCCTGACTTCTGGAACCTCTTTGTTCCTATCCCCTGGGGGAGGAAATGTGCTAGGCTGGGCTATCTCAGTGTAGCAAAGAGAGTACTTCGAAAATTCTCCACTGCCAAGATCCCAAGGGTCTAGAATGGGCAATCTCCAAGATAATGTACCCGATAACCTTGTCATTCCTTTCACAGTTGTGGCGCTGTAATGAGCTACCGCAGCATAAGAGTCTGTgttctgtggggcgcctgggtggctcagtcggttaagcatctgactcctgatttgggctcagatcatgatctcaggatcctgagtcaggttccatgctcagcagggagtctgcttgagattctctctctccctctctccttcctgccctgcatgtgtgtgcacacattcactctctctcaaataaataaataattttttttttttttaaagtgtctgtgTTCTTGTAGCTAACTTATTCCTGGGACTCACACTAGACAAGACTACTTGGGATAGCACAAAGAAGACCTGTGCTCTAACTCAGGCTTTGAGGCTGCAAAAGCTCTGAgctttgtaaattcttttttccccaaacctTAAGAATAGATGCAGAATAGTGGGCCATCTCAGCACAGGTGATCTGTGCTTGGTGACCTTGTCCCAAGACTCTGGGTCTACGCTGAGCTATCTCAGCGGAGCAAAGAGTTTACTCTGTAACATTCTGATACCTGGGTTATGTCAGCGCAGAAATCTGAAACTGCAAATTCTTAATTCCCCCAACCTCAATGGCCCAAACTGGGCAATCACAGCCTATGTTTATAACCCGCTTTTCTCCATGATAGCAGGATTGGGCTATCTCAGTAAAAAGGGCAGCAGGTTTTTAACCTCCTTGTTTCTAACATAAGGAATCTGTTTCTAGCCATTTCCTCTGTTTTGGAGGCTGTACTGGGCTATCCCAGCACAGGGAGTCTGAGCTCCATAACTACCTTGCTAAGTATCAGTTTGGTTTCCCCCAAGTCTTCTGGGAAAGGTTCTTTCTGACAGGGCCCAGTAGGTCCTGCAAGAGGAATAGGGAAGCAGAGGGATGAGTGCTGGGTAGCACTCTCCTTCCTGCCAGGATCATCACTGTAGCCTTAGGGGCTCTCACACAGAACCTGGAGATTGGGGAGGGacctgggaggagggaaaaacaaaccagaagGGTGTTGTGATTACCTGTCGAAGCAAAtactcttcctcttccttggaGATGAAGTCAGGGACATAGTAGATTACAGGTGGTGCCTAGGATAGAAAGTCCCCTGAAGGTGAGGCCCTGAGACCCACACAGGAGCCCTAGTATCACTGAGCAGTCCTTCCCTCTGAAGAGTGGGTCCAGACATTCCCAGACAGGCCAGGGCCTGACCTCAAAGGACTAATGCccattttggggggtgggaagtgggggtgAGGGTAGAGACATATCCTGAGGGTAAGAATCAatttggagggagggagcagtCCCAGCCCACAAACCCAGGACTCAGCCTACCTCTCCCCACTCTTATCTTCCACCCGTTAGTCCCCACCTTCACCCTCTGCAACCCCAGTCCTGACAACCTGCTCCACCCTGAATGGTTCCAGGGCTGGGACCCTGGCGTCCTCATCCTCCATCGACACCAACTCCATGCACCCAgtcctgtgggggaggggaggacactCTGAAGTCACCAAGCCTCCCACCCTCAGGCTATGATCCCATTTTCTGCTTTACCAAAGGCGGGGGCCTCCCCTCAGCCCTACTGGGAAACTCACTTGGTTTCTAAAACCCGAATTCTCAGCATCTCAAAAGCCACCCGGACACAGTGAGTGCTCAGAAGGCTGCCCCGCTGCCCCAAACTCCATCCACAACGACCTCTCAAACTACACACATTTTTGCCTTCTTAAGCTTCTCACAGAGAACATCCTCTGACCTTACTGGAAGCCATTCTCAAGAGCTCCACGACTTCCAGGGCCGCACCCCCAAAATCCCTTCAAACAGTTTGAGACCCCATCCTAACAACTTCAGACTTGAAACCATGAGTCTGGCTCTCTAACAATATTCAAAGTCACCATgcaccctcctcccacctcaaACCCTTTCAGGTGCCCCACTCTCAACACCCATGTGCCCCCTCGTTTCCTAAGAAAGGTCCACCCTCAGTCTCCTCGGATCTCCCCATTCTGGACCCCTTCACACTTCTCCTCCCGAGTGCCCCTTCCCTGCAGCAACCTTGGGCCTTTAGTCCGGAGCCTAACTCCTCTCCAACCTTCTTCCCTACCCGAACCCCTTAGACTCCCCACCCCGAGTCTTCCAGAATTCCATACTCTGAGCTTCCCTGGACTCCCATCTGAGCTTCCCCAGGTCCCCGTTCTCAGCCCTCTCACACCCCCATCTCCGTCCCCAGCCACCCCCAAAACTGACCGTCCACCAGCGTCCCCTCCAATACCCTAATTAAACACCCCCATTCCCTTCCCAGCCACTTCCGCCCCACGTTCCTGACGCAGGTTTCCCCAGACCAACGGGAACTCTCAAAGGTCCTAAGGGTCCGCCTCCCACCCAATCGGTGCAGTCACCCAActttccccgccccccaccttcaGTGATAGGCTGCACCtcatggcccctgagccactgGGGATCCTTCGGAGACGGGTCTTCTGGCACCGACCAATCAGGCTCCAGGAGCCTACCAGTTCTCACTGCGGAGTGGCCCCAGATGCGAGGGGTAGCCTCGGAAGGGGCAAGATGGGAAGGAAAGCCGCACGAAGGAGGCGGGACTGTTAGAACGACTTCCCGCAGGCTAAATCAT
Coding sequences:
- the ALKBH6 gene encoding alpha-ketoglutarate-dependent dioxygenase alkB homolog 6 isoform X1 — protein: MLRIRVLETKTGCMELVSMEDEDARVPALEPFRVEQAPPVIYYVPDFISKEEEEYLLRQVFNAPKPKWTQLSGRKLQNWGGLPHPRGMVPERLPLWLQRYVDKVSDLSLFGGLPANHVLVNQYLPGEGIMPHEDGPLYYPTVSTISLGSHTMLDLYEPRQPKDDDLAEQPRSPPRPATSLLLEPRSLLVLRGTAYTRLLHGIAAARVDALDAASLPPNAAACPSAQPGANLVRGTRVSLTIRRVPRVLRTGLLLSK
- the ALKBH6 gene encoding alpha-ketoglutarate-dependent dioxygenase alkB homolog 6 isoform X2, with the protein product MELVSMEDEDARVPALEPFRVEQAPPVIYYVPDFISKEEEEYLLRQVFNAPKPKWTQLSGRKLQNWGGLPHPRGMVPERLPLWLQRYVDKVSDLSLFGGLPANHVLVNQYLPGEGIMPHEDGPLYYPTVSTISLGSHTMLDLYEPRQPKDDDLAEQPRSPPRPATSLLLEPRSLLVLRGTAYTRLLHGIAAARVDALDAASLPPNAAACPSAQPGANLVRGTRVSLTIRRVPRVLRTGLLLSK